One Cryptococcus decagattii chromosome 9, complete sequence DNA window includes the following coding sequences:
- a CDS encoding peptidyl-prolyl isomerase CWC27 produces the protein MSNLYATEPATNAKVIIDTTAGEIEVELWGKECPKAVRNFLALTMEGYYDGVIFHRVVPGFIIQSGDPTGTGMGGESFYGEPFQDEIHGRLKFNRRGLLGMANNGSRNSNTSQFFITLDAAPELTNKHTMFGKVVGNTIFNVLNIGNLDTNKEEKPLIPPKIRRIHIIENPFDDIVPRITAEEKKAQQKAKVEAKKDMEQRERRAKAKKNTGLLSFGDSEEIPEEAVTIKKKSMTRQDLVDPSEAQHSEPRTLKMTETFVNIPPSLKDLGQSRESEAREEKKVVDLKNIRAKHEKEKTGGSAARQAEIKRMEEDLRRLKKRSGSLSDSDSDSSTRARRKGPSYLEQELAKYASNRGRAAMKAGNKRSRRDEEEDVLVEMRKFSSRVMQAGDEPEEEQAEGIEEGETKEGAGIGAAMAEEEGGIDVDDDIGWLKHKLKFHVDEKELTRRAEDEYAVIDPRAKARDLQEKPDKKKWKGNPNRRTGRDVSRNR, from the exons ATGAGTAACTT ATATGCTACCGAA CCTGCAACAAATGCCAAGGTCATCATAGATACGACCGCCGGTGAAATCGAG GTCGAGCTATGGGGTAAAGAATGTCCAAAAGCTGTTCGGAATTTCCTGGCACTCACCATGGAAG GCTATTACGACGGTGTCATATTTCATCGCGTTGTCCCTGGGTTTATAATACAGTCTGGAGACCCCACTGGAACAGGAATGGGTGGCGAGAGTTTCTACGGAGAGCCTTTCCAAGATGAGATCCATGGACGACTGAAATTCAACCG CCGAGGATTACTGGGAATGGCAAATAATGGAAGTCGGAACTCCAATACTTCCCAATTCTTTATTACACTTGATGCTGCACCAGAACTCACAAACAAACATACTATGTTTGGAAAGGTTGTTGGAAACACCATCTTTA ACGTTTTGAATATTGGGAATCTTGATACgaacaaagaagagaaacCCCTCAT CCCACCAAAGATTCGACGAATTCACATTATTGAAAACCCTTTCGATGACATTGTACCTCGTATCACagcagaagagaagaaggctcaGCAAAAGGCCAAGGTAGAAGCAAAAAAGGACATGGAACAGCGAGAAAGGCGCGCCAAGGCTAAGAA GAATACAGGTTTATTGTCATTCGGAGACTCGGAGGAGATCCCTGAAGAAGCGGTGACTATCAAGAAAAAGTCGATGACCAGACAAGACT TGGTTGATCCTTCAGAAGCTCAACACTCAGAACCCAGGACATTAAAAATGACCGAAACTTTTGTTAATATCCCTCCGTCTTTGAAGGACTTGGGCCAATCGAGAGAAAGCGAAgcgagagaggagaagaag GTTGTGGATCTGAAGAACATCCGGGCGAAGcatgagaaggagaaaacTGGCGGCAG CGCTGCTCGTCAAGCTGAAATTAAACGTATGGAAGAGGACCTCCGTCGTCTCAAAAAGCGTAGTGGTTCTCTTTCGGACTCTGACTCTGACTCTTCCACCCGTGCACGACGCAAAGGCCCTTCCTACCTTGAGCAGGAGCTCGCTAAGTACGCGTCTAATCGAGGACGAGCGGCGATGAAGGCTGGGAACAAGAGAAGTAGAAgagacgaagaggaggacgtTCTCGTTGAGATGAGGAAGTTCAGCTCGCGAGTCATGCAGGCTGGAGACGAaccagaggaagagcaggcGGAAGGgattgaagaaggcgaaaCGAAGGAGGGCGCGGGAATAGGAGCTGCAAtggcggaagaggaaggaggtaTAGACGTGGATGATGACATTGGATGGCTGAAGCATAAACTCAAGTTCCATgtggatgagaaggagttGACAAGGAGGGCAGAGGATGAATATGCG